The proteins below come from a single Monomorium pharaonis isolate MP-MQ-018 unplaced genomic scaffold, ASM1337386v2 scaffold_555, whole genome shotgun sequence genomic window:
- the LOC118648633 gene encoding uncharacterized protein LOC118648633 codes for METILNYLNLWNKSISQRWRKLRRRCSVQESSEPQEALIQGGGNRGVIHAVRSTPASREASPAAKSLQDGSSPKKLLQTSSLRLPGTTKGIADIQHVLRNKFSKINAGIRKRKALSVTEVFPQQKDNASNFYVPSPLTSSSSQTFEDNRYDSSEPTSLPPYPFHDNLETLAESSVPSSPHCNGNSFAYSQDGYEQKDLYENVMFSRSSPSSCCPRTRPVLQRSNSENRETSVHDHSYENMRFQRAGAQRDDLASGSPYAGRHLARSNSETREHSYENVHFLNAKIRNQSEPSFEEIHIPRVTPRKRSTDFKVGGQVNNYSGEATLSSGSGNKEEAPVSLGTERSSGKRNPRRLNSRSVANIPSSSGANLKTWQGTQDADEGLNTDSELEDIDEAAEGEESRFCTLPRPSKSGASFTILTARFLKGPGHKGLGFSIVGGTDSPRGNMGIYVKTVFPNGQAADLGTVKEGDEILSINSKPLHGMTHAEAIAEFKSVKAGDVVLHVGRRVNRKKKETLTLAPVNPSVPRQPVT; via the exons ATGGAAACTATATTGAATT ACCTGAATCTGTGGAACAAGAGTATCAGTCAGCGCTGGCGGAAGCTGCGGCGAAGATGCTCCGTGCAGGAGTCGTCGGAACCGCAGGAGGCGCTGATACAGGGTGGCGGGAATCGCGGTGTTATACACGCGGTGAGATCGACGCCAGCCAGCAGAGAAGCCTCGCCGGCCGCGAAGAGTCTTCAGGATGGTAGCTCGCCGAAGAAACTGCTGCAAACTAGTTCCCTAAGGCTGCCAG GCACGACGAAGGGGATCGCCGATATCCAGCACGTGCTCCGCAATAAGTTTAGCAAGATAAACGCCGGCATCAGGAAGCGAAAAGCGCTCAGTGTGACGGAGGTGTTTCCGCAGCAGAAGGACAATGCCTCGAATTTCTACGTGCCGAGTCCCCTCACCTCGTCTTCCAGCCAGACCTTCGAGGACAATCGTTATGATTCCAGCGAGCCTACGTCCTTACCACCGTATCCTTTCCACGATAACTTGGAGACCTTGGCGGAGAGCAGTGTCCCGAGCTCACCTCATTGCAACGGCAATAGCTTTGCCTACTCCCAGGACGGCTACGAGCAGAAAGACCTTTACGAGAACGTTATGTTCTCGAGGTCTTCGCCGTCGTCCTGCTGTCCAAGGACTCGGCCCGTTCTCCAGCGCAGCAATTCGGAGAACCGCGAGACCAGCGTGCACGATCACTCTTATGAGAACATGCGCTTTCAACGAGCCGGCGCACAGCGAGACGATCTGGCCTCGGGAAGCCCGTACGCGGGTCGACACTTGGCCAGGAGCAATTCCGAGACCAGGGAGCACTCGTATGAAAACGTGCACTTCCTGAATGCGAAGATCAGGAACCAGTCGGAGCCGTCGTTCGAGGAGATACACATACCCAGAGTGACGCCCAGAAAAAGGTCTACCGATTTTAAGGTCGGCGGACAAGTGAATAATTATTCAGGTGAGGCTACGTTGAGCTCCGGTAGTGGTAACAAGGAAGAAGCGCCGGTCAGTCTGGGTACGGAGAGAAGTTCTGGCAAGAGAAACCCGAGGAGGCTCAACAGTAGAAGCGTCGCGAATATTCCTAGCTCTTCGGGTGCGAACTTAAAGACTTGGCAA GGTACTCAAGACGCCGACGAAGGTCTGAACACGGACTCGGAGCTCGAGGACATTGACGAAGCTGCCGAGGGAGAGGAGTCGCGTTTTTGTACCTTGCCAAGACCTAGTAAGAGCGGCGCATCCTTTACGATACTGACCGCCAGATTTCTCAAGGGTCCCGGGCACAAGGGACTTGGCTTCAGTATCGTCGGCGGTACCGACAGTCCTCGCGGAAATATGGGTATCTATGTGAAAACCGTATTTCCTAATGGCCAAGCCGCTGACTTAGGCACTGTCAAGGAAG GGGacgaaattttatcaataaattcgAAACCTCTTCATGGTATGACCCACGCCGAGGCGATTGCCGAATTTAAATCCGTCAAAGCTGGAGACGTCGTCCTACACGTGGGACGTCGCGTGAacaggaaaaagaaagaaacctTGACTTTGGCACCGGTTAATCCCTCCGTCCCGAGGCAACCTGTCACGTGA